The stretch of DNA TGATGTTGCCGAGCAATGCAACGACGGCGAGGTGGTTCGCCTGCAGCCGGACGTGCGGCTGGTGCTGGGCATGCTGGCGGAGATGAACCTGCCGCAAATCGAACAGCTTGGCGCCCAAGGCGCGCGCGACTTCCTCACCGAATTCAACAAGGGTCGTCCTGCAGGAAGGCCGGTTGGCGAGGTCGGCGACGGCGTCCTGCACGGCGCCGATGGTCTGCTGTCCTACTGTCTCTATCGGCCGGCAACGCCGGGGCCGCATCCGATCGTGGTCTATTTCCACGGCGGCGGCTGGGTGCTCGGCGACGAGCAGTCCGACGATCCGTTCTGCCGCGACATCTGCCGCCGCAGCGGCATGATCGTGGTCAGCGTCGGGTACCGCCATGCGCCCGAGCATCGCTTCCCGGCGGCGGCCGAGGATGGCTATGCGGCGACGCGCTGGATCGCGGAACATGCGGCCGAACTCGGCGGCAAACCGGGACCGGTGCTGGTCGCGGGCTGGAGCGCGGGCGCCAACATCGCCGCCGTGACCTGCCAGCTCGCGCGCGACCGCGGCGGCCCGCAGATCGCGGGCCAGCTCCTGATATGCCCGGTCACCGATTGCAGGTTCGACCGCCCGTCCTACGCCGACAATGCGATCGGCTATTTCCTGACGCGATCGCTGATGTTCTGGTTCTGGGACATCTATTGTTCGCCCCGCCGACCGCACCGATCCGCGCGTATCGCCACTGCGCGGCAATCTGGCCGGCCTGCCCCCGGCATTCGTGGCCACCTGCGAGTTCGATCCGCTGCGTGACGACGGCATCGAATATGCCGAGGCGATGGCTGCCGCCGGTGTCCCGGTCGAGCAATTGCAGGCGCGTGGCCACATCCATACATCCCTGATGATGGTGGACGTTGTGGTCACCGGCGTCAGCGGACGCGCAAAGATGGCGGAAGCGCTGCGCGGTTTTGCGGGACTGCCCCGGAAGTTGGAAGCGAGTGGCGAGGAAGCCTCGCCGATCGCGGTCAACGCTGCTGCGGGGTAAGCGCGCAAGGCAAGGATGGCCGCGCGATTATCTGCGCGGCCTGACGGTCTGACGGCTTACGACGGGCGCTTGCGTTGCCCACCGCAGGCGTTTTGCAGGGAACCGGCAGACTGTCATGCAATAGATTTTCTACGTCAACCGCTCACTGAATTTCGCTTATTATCGCCGTGACTTCAGCAAAATTCTGGCTCCCTGCCAGATCGCTCCAGACTCCCATCAATCTAAACAATCGGAAGTTCAGATCTCATGACCGGCACAGACGATACAAAAGCCATCGAAAGCGTGATCCAATCCTACCTCGACGGTCTCCACGAGGGCGACGCTGGCAAGATTGCCAGCGCGTTTCATCCGACCAGCGCGCTGACCAGCATCTCGGAGGCGGGCGAACTGGCGATCACGCCCCGCGACGTCTGGCTGAACAACGTCCGGAACAGACCATCGCCGAAGCAACGGGGCCTGCCGCGCCACGACCAGGTGCTGTCGATCGATCTCGTCGGTCCGACGATGGCCTACGTCAAGCTCAAATGCGCGATTCCGCCGCGCTTCTTCACCGACCAGCTCTCGCTGTTGAAGATCGATGGCCGCTGGCAGATCGCGCAAAAGGTCTTCATGACCGACCTGCGGGGGTGATTGTCCGCAGGCTCTCTCCACTCCCTCTCCCCGCCCCTTGCGGGGTCGAGACGAGCGAAGCTCGCTCTTAGAGGGTTGGGGTGAGGGGCGCCCTCCGCGAGCTCTGAACGACGTGAGACCTGTACCCCCTCACCCGGATTGCTCCGCAATCCGACCTCTCAGCGCAAGCGGGGCGAGGTTGAAGAGGACCGTGCGTCACAACATGGAAAGAGGACCGCGATGAACGTACTCGACGATTACATGGTCGATCCGCGCCTGTCGCTCTTGGACAAGACGCGGATCCAGGCCCAGGTGCTGGTGCCGGTGCTCCGGGCCTTGCGCGCTGAACTGGGCAAGGAAAGGGCTGACGCAATCGTAAAGGACGCGCTCCGCAACTGGTCGAAGCAACTGTTCGCCGCCGTGGGTGAGAGCGTAGATGGTAGCCCGCGGCGCAAATGGGCGACGCTGCACACGGCGCTTGCCGAAGTTACCGAACGGGAAGTGACGGTGGATATGCGCCGTCACGACAGGCACGCGCTGGAATTCGACGTGACGCATTGCCGCTTCGCGGAATTCTTTCGCGCGCTCGGCGAGCCGGAACTCGGCGCGCTGCTGGTCTGCGCCACCGATTTCGATATCGTTGCGGCCGGCGGCAGCGCGGTCGGCCTCACGCGCGACCAGACCCTGATGCAGGGCGCGCCGAGCTGCACGTTCCGCTACAGGTTCGCGCCGCGGGCGTAATTGCCTCGTGAAAAACGCTCTCAATCGCGTATGATGGCGCAAGAGGCCTGGCTTGACCGGGCTCGCAAGGGAGAGCGCCGATGGCAGCGACAGCGGAGCAAGCATCACCCTGGCTCAAGGGGCGATCATTCGTCTCGTTGAAGGAAGAGTTCGACCGCAGCGGTTACCTGATCTTCGAACGCGTTCTTCTGCCCGATCGCGTGGCCGAAATCCGCGCGGCGCTGGCGCCGCATCTGGCGCGCGATCTGCTCGGCCGCAACGATTTTGAAGGCACCAAAACCAACCGGGTGTACGCCCTGTTGGCGAAATCGCCGGTCTTTGCCGAGCTCGCGATCCATCCGCTCGCCATGGCCTTTGTCGAAGCTGAACTCGGCGAGAGCTGCCTGCTGTCCGCCATGCTCGCGATCAATCTCCATCCCGGCGAGACCGTGCAGCCCTGGCATTTTGACGACAGCGGCGCCAAGATTCCGCGGCCCCGCCCTGCCCTTGGCATCTCTACGTTCTGGGCGATCGACGACACCACCGAGCAGAACGGCGCCACCGAAATCATTCCGGGAAGCCATCTGTGGGACGGGGAGTATATCGAGGGCGCGGTGCAGCCCGCCCACTTCACCAACGAAGCCGCTCACGATGAAGGCAACAGGCCGGACGCCGTCAAGCTGACCATGCCGTCGGGATCGCTGGCGATCACCAAGGGAACGCTGTGGCACCGCGGCGGCGCCAACCGGTCAGACCGGCCGCGCCTGATCGTCACGCCGCAATATTGCGTGGGCTGGGTACGGCAACTCGAGAACATGGCGCTCGCCGTCCCCGCCAACGTGGCGAGCCAATTGCCGGAGCGCGCACGCGAACTGATCGGCTACTCGATCCATCCGCCATTCATGGGTTATGTCGACGGCGTTCATCCCAGGCGCCTGCTGCGCACGCACTGACTGGTGCAAGAGCGCCGCAGGTTCTACGCACGCCTTACTCTGCGGCGGTCGCAGACCTCACCGAAACCCGCGCCTCCGCATCGAACACGATGCCGTCATAGCCCCTCTCGGCAACGTCGGTGATGGCCGCGACATATTTCGGCGTGCCGCCATTATAAACGAGATATCGCGTCTTGCCGTGTTCGTGGCCGGGGATGTTGGAATTGTAGCCGGTGAACCATGACTTGGCTTTGCGCATCAGCATGATGGCGTACATCTTCGTCACATGCGCGGTCCAGCGCGCCTGCGCTTCGGCCGTCGGCTCGGCACGCGTGTAGCCGCGGCGCCAGATGTGCTCGAGCAGGCCCATGCACCAGCCGACGCCGTTCTCGATACCGCGCGGAAAATTCGTCGAGGCCGAACCGCTTTGCGGCCCGGTCGGCATCAACAGGTTCGGAAAACCATGCGCCATCATGCCGAGAAAGGTCGAAGGGCCGTCGCGCCATTGGT from Bradyrhizobium sp. AZCC 1693 encodes:
- a CDS encoding L-2-amino-thiazoline-4-carboxylic acid hydrolase; the protein is MNVLDDYMVDPRLSLLDKTRIQAQVLVPVLRALRAELGKERADAIVKDALRNWSKQLFAAVGESVDGSPRRKWATLHTALAEVTEREVTVDMRRHDRHALEFDVTHCRFAEFFRALGEPELGALLVCATDFDIVAAGGSAVGLTRDQTLMQGAPSCTFRYRFAPRA
- a CDS encoding nuclear transport factor 2 family protein, encoding MTGTDDTKAIESVIQSYLDGLHEGDAGKIASAFHPTSALTSISEAGELAITPRDVWLNNVRNRPSPKQRGLPRHDQVLSIDLVGPTMAYVKLKCAIPPRFFTDQLSLLKIDGRWQIAQKVFMTDLRG
- a CDS encoding phytanoyl-CoA dioxygenase family protein — encoded protein: MAATAEQASPWLKGRSFVSLKEEFDRSGYLIFERVLLPDRVAEIRAALAPHLARDLLGRNDFEGTKTNRVYALLAKSPVFAELAIHPLAMAFVEAELGESCLLSAMLAINLHPGETVQPWHFDDSGAKIPRPRPALGISTFWAIDDTTEQNGATEIIPGSHLWDGEYIEGAVQPAHFTNEAAHDEGNRPDAVKLTMPSGSLAITKGTLWHRGGANRSDRPRLIVTPQYCVGWVRQLENMALAVPANVASQLPERARELIGYSIHPPFMGYVDGVHPRRLLRTH